The following nucleotide sequence is from Aspergillus luchuensis IFO 4308 DNA, chromosome 1, nearly complete sequence.
GAGTTGTCGTCGCCGGCGGCAACGATCAAGGACAGGGTGTTTGATAGATCGGCCAGTTCTAGGCTCTTGATGCTGTTCCAATGGATTTGGTAGCGGTTTTCGCATGAGATGGTTGCTGGGGTGATGGATGCTCCTTGGATGGTCTGCTTCATACGCAGCGGTGATGTGATCGTGTAGAAAGGTTCCAGAACGGAGGTCAGGTCCCAGAGTGTAAAGTAGCCGTCTGTGGAAGCTGTGATTAGGCTCAGTGATGAGCCGTTGCGCAAAAAGTTCGCTTGCGTGAGGCAGTTGCTCATGTACGTGCCATTCGCTAAGAGGGTGAAGCTGCCTCCTTCGGTCGACGAGGTGTAATGGAAAATCTGCAGAGTTAGCATCGCTTTAAAAAGAGTGTATGGTCTGCTTACCttgatggtggagttggAATAGGTCAGGCAGATTAGGAACGAACCCTCTGCCTGCTcgtcctccacctccaataCGTCGAAACTCGTTGTCCGAAGATCCGAGTTGGGGTCGCTCTTGGGACATTCTCCATCCGATGTCGTTCCAAGTCCAAACCGAGGAACCGAGTGTGTCCGCCAAACGAAGAACTGCTCGTAACCACCGCTCGTAAAGAGGAAGCGCCCGTCAGTGGACCAGCCCACACTCTGAAGACCCGTGTGGTGCTCTCGCAGGAGCCGTAGACATTTGAACGCACCCCAGCGGTTCTCAGACTGCGGATCGCGAGGTGTAAAGATACGCACATTTGTGTCTTCCGATCCCGTCGCGAACAACGGGCCCAGTCCACCCTGCTGAGTCGCAGACATAGCTTTCACCTCTCTTCCGTGGCTGCCAGAACGCAAGGTCCGGCTGGCGTCCGGATGTATCTCCATGCCACTAAAGCCGGATTGAATCCATAGGAGTGACCCAGCCCAAGCTTTTGTGTTGTTAGGCTGGAAAGCCCAGGCGCGCCGGCCGCCATTACACTTGTGCCTAGCGACTTCTGTCTGCGCGGATTCGTTCCAAAGCACAAAGTCCATGGGCTGAAATCCGTAGATCATGAGGTCTTGAGATACCTTGTCGATATAGGCTCCTTGGATCTCACAGTTGAAAGCCAGTGAGGCCAGATGCAGGGTTTGAAGAGAAATTGAAGGCTCCGCGCCTTCTGAGATAACCAGCTTGTGCACGCCGTAGGTCCCGCTCCGTCCGCAGGTCAAAAAGTACGGATGCAGCTGTTCTTCCTCACCGTATAGCGACGAGAATGACGTGATGTAGCTAAGTCCTTCACGGCCGTGTAGCTTGCTTGGGGGCATGACGGGTTCGATACTCTCGGTATTGGCCACCTTATACAGAGCGAAATTGCCAGTGAGGGAGCCGAGTGCCAGGTACTGCTTACCACATACCAAGGATGCAGATGCCATACCGAAGCCGTACGGGAGATTGATAGTTATTCTATCCACGCACGGTCCATCACCTGACAACGATACCTTGAAAAGCTCTGCTATCTCGGAGTTTGGATAAGACACAGTGAATACCAGGTTTGCTTCTGATTCTGAAACCTCGTTATAGTCGAGGGGGATCAAAATCAAAGGTCTCTGACCAACGTCGACAAGCCTTATCAAGGTCTTGACGTTATGATTGTAAAGCCGAATCGAACCTCTTGCGTTACCCACAAGGGCAATACCTTCCTGTGGTAAGCTGCCAACAACTGAATAAGATCGCAGGTCATCTTCGACGAATAATGTTTCTTTAAAGATATGTTGTTTAGACAAGTCTTGGGCATTGATATGACCGACCTGAACCTCGCCGCGGGCAGTCACAGCAATGAACTTGTTCTGTGAGACAAAATCAAAGCCTTTGATGGACGTTTCAACGTGGGGTTCCGGATTTTGAGTATCAACTGTCATCGTAATGCGGTCGTGTAGATTGGGTAAAACGAGAGATCCATTCTCGTCTGCCTTAATGGTAAAGTTCTTCACGGCTCCATCAGCGCCGCCGGTATAAATCACCGCCTCAGTATCGGTGCTGCGCACCTCCAAGGACCAGACGTGCTTGCCAGTGTGTTTGCGGATGGAGATTCCCTCGGTCAGCTTGAACTGGGGTGTCTGTGACGACGGGTCCCATGTGAGATCCCATAGTATGCACGTCGCATCTTCACCACGAGATACAAGATTCACTTTGCCTAATCCCTCTCCCACAGGGAGGAAGTTAACGCCCCAAATTCGAGCCAGATGCCCAAAAGCACTGGCAATGGTTTTCTCGGAACCGACCTCATTGTCATGAGCTACAGCGCCGAAGCCAGTGCTCCGGAGCTCAAATCCATCGGTCGAGTACGCCGGCGCATCGTGGCGAGACGTACGCTCGCAGTCAGAAATGTCCCAGATTCTGATCGTTCTATCGTCACTACAACTAGCCAGCAGTCGTCCGCTCTGGTCACTGCGCAAGGAAGCAATAGAAGGAGATATCCGGACCCCGAAGATTGACCCTTCATGGCCCGTAAAAAAGTGATGAATCGAGCCGACTGCTCCTCCAGACTCATTCAGATAGGAAGACCAAACGATGATCTCTCCGAAAACAGTCCCTGCGGCAATCAGGATGTGAGAGTCCGAGAGGGCGACAATATCTGCAGAGTACAAAATCGTGTTGACACCAGTAACAAGTGGCTTAATGTGAACAGCCTTTTCATGTTTTGACCCGTCTCCATCTACTATATGCAGACCAAGAACGGCATTGTGGGCCGTCAACACATATGCAGTCGTGGACTCCTCCTGGCTGGACGCACAACCAGCAAGGATCCAATCCGGTCCCTGATATTCAGCACTTGAAGCCACAAGTCTTGCACTGGGCTCCTGAACAGAGAGGAACAAGTCGAAAGCCCTCACGGACTGTCCTCCCCAAGCAATGAACCGGGCATGTGAGGGTCCGGCAGCTTGCTCTTGTTGGCTGAGAGCAACGAACCCGTGCACATGGTTTCGCTTGAAGGCCTTCAACTCTGCGAGCAGATTCCCACGCGCTTCATCAATGAGTCTGATATAAGTGCCTTGGGCTTGGAGTAGAAGCTTGACATCCCTCAACTCAAGCGCTTTGAGCGCCGTTACGGGGACGCAAGTGTCAATGTGCTGGAGACGGTCAGCGATGTTGAATATGATTGATATATAAGAGTACCACTGACCTCAACGGAGGGATGCATTCTTCGAGGCACATTATCTACAAATGGTGGCTTCCCCCGCATGGCGATCATCGTTCAAAATTCCAGAATTTCCATCCACTGTGAATATGCTTACGTAACGAGATGGTGGGATGTGGTGGGACACGTGACACAGCCTGCCAGAATCTGAGGGGTTTGCATTTGCTAGTGATTAGATCGCTGCAGATAAGTCATAGTTCATCAACGAGGAACCCAGTCTATGGTAGAAACTTGTATGGCCCCTATTGGGAATTGAGTGCGAAGATGATCATAAAATCATCTCTGGTCAATACTACAGTGTATGCAAATCATGCTTCACGTGATTGAGATCACTTGTCACTCTTCGGATGCATATTGTTGCTTCTACTTTGTTGCTTCTACTCTGTGTAGCTGCAAATTACTGTGTGTGTATCGAAAAGTGGGCTAAGTAATAGGACGAAGCCGCAATGCTTCAGCCGACTATTACGAGATTTCTTCATGACACACAATAACGGCAACATACTACACAAGATAAGATTAAGACGCGTAAGGGGAGGGCTCATTGTGTAGTGTGGGTGAAAACATATTGAACGGAGAACAAGGGCAGTAGTAGCCGTGCAAAGGGTTGGAAAATTGTACTTTGTACACAAGTAGCTGCTGCATCGGGTGGGTGGGAAGCGCTAACAAGACCAGCTTAACAGAATGCGGTCCATGCTGAGACAGCAGATGGACTCCACAGGCTTATATTATTCAAGTTTGAAAAGATTAGCATGAGACTTGACTCTCACCACCATTGAGAAACAGTGTTGACTCAGGACCTGTGGGGCAGCGTTGTCGAGGGTGTAACTCCTGGTGACGATATGACTTGACTGACCCGGAGCGTCAAAAAAAAGTACAAAATCTGGCGTAAGCTACTGCCGAATCTCATCTGAAAGGGGTATAAGTGCCTGTGTCACAAGAGCTTGATAGCCATAGGCAAAAGGACGAAAAACTCTGCATAACATCATGTGTTGACGGGAGATGAACAAGGCCCCCCCACCGTTCGTCATGATGTTGCAGAATCACTAAGCAAGTGCCGCTGGACCCGAGTTCCAGGAGTTCTGGTCCTGGGCGATCCGAATGCGGAGACGGCGATCACCTAGGCGATGGGTACTATCTGGACCTACTATCTGTACGTTTATATGAGACTAAATTATAGTCCCGCAGCGGTCTGGACTATCGCCCTGATTATCTCGATCGTGTGGTTTCGAAAAGGGGGTTTTTGGTAGAATTGCTCGAGCCAGCCATCGGGGCGGTTCTGTAGAGGACATCTACCTAGAATGAGAAGAATAATCAATTAGTTAGGATCATTGTGGGCATGAGACAAAACAAAAACCCCAGCTAGCAAGCCACAAAACAgtcaccatcaccatatGAGAATAGCTCAAACTCTGTATGACATTGACGAGTTGGTCAAACTTTCGCTTCATCTGTTGGAACTGATCGAGGGACCCGAAATCGATGACATCAGTTATTTTTGAGCGGATTCTTTGGGTCGTGATGACGTCGCGGGTTCCGGGGAAACCAGaatcaaaaaaagaatgGGTATATATGAAGCTTGCAGTGAGAGATGATCCCAATTCCCCTGCGAATCCCCTTAAATTTCTAATAGGTTGTTCCTCTGGTTCCTCTGGATTGAAGTTAATTGCAAGAGAAAATTTGCCAATCGCCTTGCGTTGCTCGTGATCAACCAAAATTACTGCCTGATTTTCACCTTGTAATACTGGAGCGTCTCAATCGGGTTTAGTGCTGGTCTAGTCTCGACGTCACGAACGAGACTCTAGAGTTGCAACCACAAGCagttcatttcatttccagCCCAACTCGCTCCACTCTTCCCCCAGCCTTcaaaggggaaaaagcaCCCAAAAGCCCACTTCTTCCCCCTCTGGCTTGAGTGAAGGAATTTCGCAAGTGTCATTGATCCATCTGCTCATCGACTCTCAAGCGTGGTTCCttaccatcatcaccactcacCACTCACCCACCTTTCCCACTTTGGACCATCTCGTGTCTCGATCTCGGACCCGTTGCATTGCCCACCCCTCTCGCCTTGATCCCTCTTCCGTCGCATCCCGTCGCGCCCTCCTGACACACGTCACTCCTGCGCAAAGAATCTCTTGAAAGATACCGCCTCGTCCGATTTGCAGCCAACCTCGGtggctttcttctctattcttTCGTTTCATCCCTTGTGTCTAGCCTTTCGCACTCGGACAATTCGCCATGCATCGCACCTATTCTATGCGCCAGTCGCGCCTGCCGACGGCCTCGCAGATTGAGaaccctcctccgccattGTCTTCCACCAAGACAAACAGAATCTTTGGAAAGGGTGGTTTTGGTGAGTGATCCCCAAAACTGTTGGATCTTTATTCTGGATGGAGGTCAATGGCTCTGGTCACTCCCTATGCTAGGGGCACTAGGCAACCACTATCTGCTGAGAACAAGCCGAGCCTTGTATGGTGATTATACTGACAATGTCAATTCAGGCCATGCCTTGCGCAAGAACACGGCTGGCGCCTTCGGGCCCGACCTTGCCAGGAAGCTTTCCcagttggtgaagatggaaaagaacGTCATGCGCAGCATGGAGATGGTTTCTAGAGAGCGTATGGAAACTGCTGTATGTCTAGCAATTCAACTTCTTGGGACACACGAGGACTAATCATGGGTGCTGGCAGCAACAACTCTCCATCTGGGGTGAAAACTGCGACGAAGATGTCTCCGACGTCACTGACAAGCTGGGAGTCTTGCTCTACGAGATTGGTGAACTGGAAGACCTCTTCGTCGACCGCTATGACCAGTACCGTGTCACCATCAAGAGCATCCGCAACATTGAGGCTTCTGTTCAGCCCAGCCGCGACCGTATGTGTTTTCCGTCCTATTACCGATTGTTAGCACTAACATGCATACGCTTCTAGGCAAGCAGAAGATCACCGATGAGATTGCTAAGCTCAAGTACAAGGACCCCAACTCTCCCCGCATTGTCGTTCTGGAGCAAGAGCTTGTCCGTGCCGAGGCCGAATCCCTCGTGGCTGAAGCCCAGCTCTCCAACATCACCCGTGAGAAGCTCAAGGCAGCCTTCCAGTACCAGTTCGACGCACTCAGGGAGCATTGCGAAAAGGTGGCCCTCATCGCTGGTTACGGCAAGCACCTCTTGGACCTGGTCGATGACACGCCGGTTACTCCAGGCGAGACTCGCCATGCTTATGATGGATATGACGCCAGCAAGGCCATCATCCAGGACTGTGAGGAAGCCCTCGCCAACTGGGTCACCTCCAAGGCGTCGGTCAAGCCCGCTCTCTCGCAGCGCTCGCGCACCCTGTCTCAGCGTCACCGTGAGACCCTCAAGGGCCGTGAAGGCGTCGATCTTTCCGGCCAGGACCAGCCCATGGGCCGTGACTCTTGGGTGCCCGCGGATCAGCATGCGACCTACCAGCACGAGGtagaggatggtgaggaagtGGCCAGCACTGTGGACGGAGAGTCGCGGGGTCGAGAAGAGGAGCGGGAGCCCGTCACGGTGTCTGTTTAAAATAAGATGAGAAAGTGGTGAAGATCAGCTTACCTTGGTGGATCATATACGATCATTAAGACCGCCAAAGTACTGATCAACCTCTCATCTTTGTCTCTATATTTGCGGTTTGAGATTCCCGCTCGATATGATCTTGTCGTTCTTCCTTGATGCCTTTTGTGTTTTCGTTTTTACCCCTAACGAGTTTTCCGTTACCTTACGATTAATTTATTCCCTAACGACGCATGTCCCGACACTAGTCATCGAGATTATTTCCCTATTGGTGAAGGAAATGAATTCCGACACAAGTGGTGGGAATATTTGCGATCCAAAGAGACATGGCCGGGTCAAAGGGGAACTTACTCTACTGTCGAACTGATTAATGTATTACTATACCACCtgcgaggaggatggagcagagagagaggagaaagacaGAGTATTTATAGTTGGTGCATTCCTTGAGTTCGTCTTGTGCTCGTGGTTTGAATCTCTGTGTTTTTGGGATAGGAGTAGTAGGTACTTAATGAACTTGTTAATGAGCTGTGCAATGGCCTATACTTATTACATTCTATTAAACGAATGTCCTACGGAGAAGTGCAGTCACAGGTAAGCCTGTGTCTACTTTGAAGCACGTAATCCCAGGTCAactcaagcagcagcagcagcagcagcagcagtagtagtagtacgtagtagtcaTCAATCATATTCACAGCCTACAAACCAAGCACACCACACTACCCCCTCCCAAAAACGAGCAAAAAGCAACGAAccaaaagaaataagaagataCAAAAGACACCCCCACGTCCAATACATACAATttgatttaattaaaaaaaaaaccaaaatCGTGACCATCTCTCCATATCACGTCATTCCTCAAATCGATTCTTTTCATTTACTAAAGTGACCTTAGTTACCTTCTtagatcgatcgatcgggtCTTACTGTATGTAGTACATAGTTTTCATAAgatactagtaagtagtatgaaAGGCACAATAATAAAATGGATCCTGATGTATTCTTGaacagcagtagcagtatgGATCTACTAAAGAGGAATACAATGAGTAAGAGAGGAAGACTGTTTACTTTGTAGATGTTGGAATCATCACGGAGTAAAGATCAGCCGGGCTTGGATAGCTGCTAGTTTGCTTCCTTAGGCAGTAAATTAGGGAGTGATGTCACGGGCGGAAGAAGTGGCGGTCGGGGCAGGCCGGtcgggagggagggaggggggggccACCAAGCGGCCGGATTCCCCGGATTGGTGGTATTGGGCGCAGCAACCATGTGACCCTTGTCTTTGTTGCCTTATAGAGATTACTTACTAGGACTACTACCTAACTAGGGACTGTGGCTGAATACCGTCAGTCAAAGACAGTCTATCTCGTCTACGGCTTCTCTGATAACTCGCTGGTCTGTAGAAATAAGCCG
It contains:
- a CDS encoding tRNA (34-2'-O)-methyltransferase regulator RTT10 (COG:S;~EggNog:ENOG410QE9U;~InterPro:IPR036322,IPR015943,IPR019775,IPR001680, IPR017986;~PFAM:PF00400;~go_function: GO:0005515 - protein binding [Evidence IEA]) — protein: MIAMRGKPPFVDNVPRRMHPSVEHIDTCVPVTALKALELRDVKLLLQAQGTYIRLIDEARGNLLAELKAFKRNHVHGFVALSQQEQAAGPSHARFIAWGGQSVRAFDLFLSVQEPSARLVASSAEYQGPDWILAGCASSQEESTTAYVLTAHNAVLGLHIVDGDGSKHEKAVHIKPLVTGVNTILYSADIVALSDSHILIAAGTVFGEIIVWSSYLNESGGAVGSIHHFFTGHEGSIFGVRISPSIASLRSDQSGRLLASCSDDRTIRIWDISDCERTSRHDAPAYSTDGFELRSTGFGAVAHDNEVGSEKTIASAFGHLARIWGVNFLPVGEGLGKVNLVSRGEDATCILWDLTWDPSSQTPQFKLTEGISIRKHTGKHVWSLEVRSTDTEAVIYTGGADGAVKNFTIKADENGSLVLPNLHDRITMTVDTQNPEPHVETSIKGFDFVSQNKFIAVTARGEVQVGHINAQDLSKQHIFKETLFVEDDLRSYSVVGSLPQEGIALVGNARGSIRLYNHNVKTLIRLVDVGQRPLILIPLDYNEVSESEANLVFTVSYPNSEIAELFKVSLSGDGPCVDRITINLPYGFGMASASLVCGKQYLALGSLTGNFALYKVANTESIEPVMPPSKLHGREGLSYITSFSSLYGEEEQLHPYFLTCGRSGTYGVHKLVISEGAEPSISLQTLHLASLAFNCEIQGAYIDKVSQDLMIYGFQPMDFVLWNESAQTEVARHKCNGGRRAWAFQPNNTKAWAGSLLWIQSGFSGMEIHPDASRTLRSGSHGREVKAMSATQQGGLGPLFATGSEDTNVRIFTPRDPQSENRWGAFKCLRLLREHHTGLQSVGWSTDGRFLFTSGGYEQFFVWRTHSVPRFGLGTTSDGECPKSDPNSDLRTTSFDVLEVEDEQAEGSFLICLTYSNSTIKIFHYTSSTEGGSFTLLANGTYMSNCLTQANFLRNGSSLSLITASTDGYFTLWDLTSVLEPFYTITSPLRMKQTIQGASITPATISCENRYQIHWNSIKSLELADLSNTLSLIVAAGDDNSMTVTLLDTSIENGAATCTIAVPDAHAACITTTKILTQHVNPSDGTARFAVASSGNDHQVKIWWVDIDTKMSGADRIQISKAAERYSSVADISSLDVLHDASGSKLVVCGTGMEMLRLQL
- the PIL1 gene encoding Eisosome component PIL1/LSP1 family protein (COG:S;~EggNog:ENOG410PFSH;~InterPro:IPR028245,IPR027267;~PFAM:PF13805), which translates into the protein MHRTYSMRQSRLPTASQIENPPPPLSSTKTNRIFGKGGFGHALRKNTAGAFGPDLARKLSQLVKMEKNVMRSMEMVSRERMETAQQLSIWGENCDEDVSDVTDKLGVLLYEIGELEDLFVDRYDQYRVTIKSIRNIEASVQPSRDRKQKITDEIAKLKYKDPNSPRIVVLEQELVRAEAESLVAEAQLSNITREKLKAAFQYQFDALREHCEKVALIAGYGKHLLDLVDDTPVTPGETRHAYDGYDASKAIIQDCEEALANWVTSKASVKPALSQRSRTLSQRHRETLKGREGVDLSGQDQPMGRDSWVPADQHATYQHEVEDGEEVASTVDGESRGREEEREPVTVSV